Genomic DNA from Candidatus Eisenbacteria bacterium:
CTCTCGGCCATGATCTCGGTCACGCTCCTTATGGCCACGTGGCGGAAAAGGCGATTAACGATTGGATCCGTTCTCTCGGCGATGCGTATCGTCACGGATACTATTTTTGTCACAATCGCCAATCCGTCGAAATTGTCGAGCACCTTGAGCCCGGCTATGATTGGGATGATCGGATGTTTCGAGAGGGCTTCGGGCAGGGGTTGAATCTTACAACGGGGGTCCGCGAGGGCCTCCTTGTTCATTCCCGAAACGGTTATCGAGGGCCCGCCCATGAAAATGCGGTTTTCGACAAGTCCTTTGAAACAGCAATTCGAAAATTAGCTCGAAACCACCGAGAGAAGAATCTGTTTTTCCCCGGCTCCCTGGAAGCCCAGGTCGTATGCATCGCAGACAGGCTCGCCCAGAGGATCCACGATCTTGAAGACGGCTTCCGCTCGGGAATACTGAAGAAGGAGCACATTCGTCGCCTCTTAAAGGGGTTTTTGGATAAACTGGAGCCAACGATCATTGACCGTAGGCGATCCGCACCGAAAACCCAGCCGGATCAAACCTCTCTGATCCACGAAGATCCACTCGGCCGGGGGGATCATCTCATACACCGTACTCTTCACACGAAGGTCTCCAGGCTTTTCTTGGACCAGATCGTGACAATGGTGGAATACCACGGCGAGGAGAAAGACTCCATCGGCAAGTATATGTACACGTACAAAAGGAAACCTGGAGCGGAGGGGAACCCGTCGGAAGGTGCGGAACCGAAGCGTGAGGATCAAAACGAAGAGAAAATACGCCAGGAGAGAATCGACGAAATAAATAGAAAGCTGATGGACGATGCGAAATACAGGGGACTCTTTCTCAAGGCCGCCATGGTCGCTTTCCTGCTTCATATGTGGAGGGACGAAGAATACCTGACTTGGCAAATGAGCGAGGAAGATCAACGCTGGGCACGCAGCCGAGTCCTGAAATACTTAAAACTCCTCCTTCGAATTATCGGCGATGAAGGAGGAAGCACCCACCGAACGACGGGCACGGAGTATCCTCCTTCATACCACATCATCGCTTTTCTAAGGGGTGTCATGCTCGCGAACGCCATCGAGCACTCTTTTTGGAATATCCACTCCCTTCTCGATCCGAGCTTTCGCCTCCACTACGACACGTACCGAGTAGAGAAGAATCAACACGTACCGGAGACGCTTTCTCCGGAAGACGAAGCAAACCACTTCTATTACATGGTGTTCGTGATCGTCGACGGGATCACTCACCACGATGCTACTTTCGAGCCGTATAACAAAGACCGGGATAAAGAACGGCGTTTCTGCTTTCGTTTCCAAACGGAAAAACAGATGACGAACTTTATTCGCCGTTACTATCCGATCATTCTGGAAAGCAATGGAAGGGCGCTTGTCGACGGCTCCGTCGA
This window encodes:
- the dgt gene encoding dNTP triphosphohydrolase, which produces MCVYSQFWLKWEKKNLAPYAVHSDHPWYTNRNIRDTVEYALDRHGTRSRYRTAFEIDKDRVAKSQAFRRMEYKTQVFVTHEGDNYRTRLTHSIEVAETARHIARGLRLNEHLVEAIALGHDLGHAPYGHVAEKAINDWIRSLGDAYRHGYYFCHNRQSVEIVEHLEPGYDWDDRMFREGFGQGLNLTTGVREGLLVHSRNGYRGPAHENAVFDKSFETAIRKLARNHREKNLFFPGSLEAQVVCIADRLAQRIHDLEDGFRSGILKKEHIRRLLKGFLDKLEPTIIDRRRSAPKTQPDQTSLIHEDPLGRGDHLIHRTLHTKVSRLFLDQIVTMVEYHGEEKDSIGKYMYTYKRKPGAEGNPSEGAEPKREDQNEEKIRQERIDEINRKLMDDAKYRGLFLKAAMVAFLLHMWRDEEYLTWQMSEEDQRWARSRVLKYLKLLLRIIGDEGGSTHRTTGTEYPPSYHIIAFLRGVMLANAIEHSFWNIHSLLDPSFRLHYDTYRVEKNQHVPETLSPEDEANHFYYMVFVIVDGITHHDATFEPYNKDRDKERRFCFRFQTEKQMTNFIRRYYPIILESNGRALVDGSVEERLYSKPERICWLNKSSSPQETEWVEFDMGSAGQQVPPIPLQNVKICFTGYRDLCPGIDEPPCKIGRGHAQVCDKNTDQCPFYSSRVRYPDVERLIDLHDHVHMLDRELKGLIKKRIHSSSRVARMNHMGEKVIRYLLNMYLENPRTMHDRVWSRLRAYQEMPNVHPIVKRYIDKSTVERETDTIPQDVLMSLLEDPTAEMEGYIEEKWRTSNRYALVRRIIEHVTGMTDRFIANEYNRANQCGREVELQDETYFIS